One Phoenix dactylifera cultivar Barhee BC4 unplaced genomic scaffold, palm_55x_up_171113_PBpolish2nd_filt_p 000298F, whole genome shotgun sequence DNA window includes the following coding sequences:
- the LOC103706353 gene encoding ER lumen protein-retaining receptor erd-2.2, which translates to MKASRGRMSAVVGWVKRQPPKVKAFLSVVAGMAALVFLRFVVYDHDNLFVAAEAVHALGISVLIYKLTKEKTCAGLSLKSQDLTALFLAVRLYCSFVMEYDIHTLLDSATLVTTLWVIYMIRFKLKSSYMEDKDNFAIYYVVVPCAVLALLLHPSTAHNIVNRIFWAFCVYLEAVSVLPQLRLMQNTKIVEPFTAHYVFALGVARFLSCAHWVLQVLDTRGALLTALGYGLWPSMVLLSEIVQTFILADFCYYYVKSLVGGQLVLRLPSGVV; encoded by the exons ATGAAGGCATCGAGGGGGCGGATGAGCGCCGTTGTGGGATGGGTGAAGCGGCAGCCGCCCAAGGTGAAGGCGTTCCTGAGCGTCGTGGCGGGCATGGCGGCACTCGTCTTCCTCAGATTCGTCGTCTACGACCACGACAACCTCTTCGTCGCCGCCGAGGCCGTCCACGCCCTGGGCATCTCAGTTTTAATCTATAAGCTCACCAAGGAGAAGACCTGCGCCG GACTTTCGCTCAAGTCGCAGGATCTAACAGCTTTATTTTTAGCTGTTAGACTGTACTGCAGTTTTGTTATGGAGTATGACATACACACACTGCTGGATTCTGCTACACTTGTGACTACCCTGTGGGTTATTTATATGATTCGATTTAAGCTGAAGTCAAGTTACATGGAGGATAAGGACAACTTTGCAATATATTATGTG GTAGTGCCTTGTGCTGTACTAGCCCTTTTACTTCATCCTTCGACAGCACATAATATTGTAAACAGGATTTTCTGGGCCTTCTGTGTTTATTTGGAAGCTGTCTCAGTGTTACCCCAGTTACGTTTGATGCAAAACACAAAG ATTGTTGAACCATTCACAGCTCACTATGTATTTGCATTAGGAGTTGCCAGATTCTTGAGTTGTGCACACTGGGTTCTTCAG GTCCTGGATACTCGTGGAGCCCTGCTGACAGCTTTGGGCTACGGGTTGTGGCCATCCATGGTTCTCCTTTCAGAAATTGTTCAAACCTTCATCCTCGCAGACTTCTGCTATTATTACGTCAAAAG TCTTGTTGGTGGGCAATTGGTGCTACGTCTTCCTTCTGGGGTAGTATAA
- the LOC103706425 gene encoding seipin-2-like, which produces MDETELDAYSSPDPFFDALGSFPPEETLDPTPAPESTANGPGDAIHYPSPAALRRRRPPSRRIPAAVFKESSSSDSPSGITSLRESRTKILLALKDQEALETPDNSSSTLTSDQISTGRDRSPEISLRSSATSSAPVRESPPVSVAGFVVKAVFFQLSLLISSITFPIWLLHCFFFLLINPFGTLRRARNGIKGRALRVWKSLVEKVIPFVSESLESQQGVGKLAARFAWGCFWSFYICFGLFGLLMGAFLGGRLFMGRAVEMPFQMTEGLNFDYTKPTPDALVPVGSCDGGSVSGGKAGAWEHGGWRSVPPNHKMQLTISLTLPESDYNRKLGMFQVRTEFLSADGNVMASSSQPCMLRFKSSHIRLTETFLKSGTLLAGYSSESQFLRLKMTGFTEGTEPTVCIRVVLEQRAEFRPGAGIPEIYAASLRLESELPLFKKLIWNCRRTLYIWISMGLFIMELLVFLVCCRPIIVPRSRPVGGSQSRM; this is translated from the exons ATGGACGAGACGGAGCTCGATGCCTACTCCTCCCCTGATCCTTTCTTCGACGCGCTCGGTTCCTTCCCTCCCGAAGAAACCCTCGACCCAACCCCCGCACCCGAGTCCACCGCCAACGGCCCGGGCGACGCGATCCACTACCCCTCCCCAGCCGCCCTCCGCCGCCGCAGGCCACCCTCCAGGCGGATCCCGGCCGCCGTCTTCAAGGAATCCTCGAGCTCCGATTCCCCGTCAGGCATCACCAGCCTCAGAGAAAGCCGGACCAAGATCCTCCTCGCGTTGAAAGACCAGGAGGCTCTGGAGACGCCGGATAATTCGAGCTCTACCCTTACTTCGGATCAAATAAGCACGGGAAGAGACCGGAGCCCGGAAATTTCTCTCCGATCGTCGGCGACGAGCAGTGCTCCTGTTAGAGAATCGCCTCCGGTCTCCGTTGCTGGATTTGTGGTCAAAGCTGTGTTTTTTCAACTCAGTTTGCTGATTAGTTCCATCACATTTCCCATTTGGTTGCTGCAttgctttttctttctcctcatcAATCCTTTCGGCACCCTGAGACGAGCGAGAAATGGGATAAAAGGGAGGGCTTTGAGGGTATGGAAGAGTTTAGTGGAGAAAGTTATCCCCTTTGTGTCCGAGAGTCTTGAAAGCCAGCAGGGGGTGGGGAAGTTGGCGGCGAGATTTGCTTGGGGGTGCTTCTGGTCTTTCTATATCTGTTTCGGGCTGTTTGGGCTCTTGATGGGAGCATTTTTAGGTGGGAGATTGTTTATGGGCAGAGCTGTTGAGATGCCGTTCCAGATGACGGAGGGTTTGAATTTTGATTACACGAAGCCGACTCCGGATGCTCTCGTGCCGGTAGGGTCTTGCGATGGTGGTTCGGTTTCTGGTGGAAAGGCTGGAGCTTGGGAACATGGGGGTTGGCGGTCGGTGCCGCCAAATCACAAAATGCAGTTGACAATTTCATTGACTTTGCCGGAATCAGATTATAATCGAAAACTTGGCATGTTCCAG GTCCGGACAGAGTTTTTGTCAGCAGATGGTAATGTCATGGCTAGTTCAAGCCAGCCATGCATGCTACGATTCAAGAGCTCGCACATTCGCTTGACAGAGACTTTTCTCAAAAGTGGTACTCTACTAGCAGGCTATTCTTCTGAATCACAGTTTCTCAGATTAAAAATGACAGGCTTCACAGAAGGAACTGAACCTACTGTATGCATAAGAGTCGTTCTTGAACAAAGGGCAGAGTTCAGGCCTGGTGCTGGTATCCCTGAGATTTATGCTGCATCGT TAAGACTTGAGTCAGAGCTTCCTCTTTTTAAGAAGTTGATATGGAACTGCAGGAGGACGCTGTATATCTGGATCAGTATGGGGTTATTCATCATGGAGTTACTGGTTTTTCTTGTCTGCTGTAGACCTATTATAGTTCCAAGGTCAAGGCCTGTTGGTGGTTCTCAAAGCAGGATGTAG